The sequence CCGAAGATCCTTTTCGGCCCGAAGGCAAAGGCATACCCCCAGAAGAAAAAATTCCCGGCAAAATCCCGCGGCGGGTAAGTTCCTATCAGTTCCTGACGCAGGAGCGAGAACACCCCGGAGTCCAGTGTGTGGGCGCAGATCTGGATCGTGAGGATATTCTCCACTTCCTGCCTGGCGCCTGATGTGCGGCCAGCCAGGCGCATTGCCAGAGTTTGATATTCAGGCAGGCGTTCCTGAACCGCGGCGCACATAGCGTCAGAAATATCCCTGAACCAGGGTTTAAGGATGTCCAGGTCGTGATCCGTCATGAGGGGTCCAAGAGGCACTGCCTTCTGGCCGTCTGACCTAACGATGGCGGCTTTTTGCCAGGAAGCCAAAAGCTGGCGTTGCTGACGGTCCTGCTTCGGCCAGGAGGCACCGTTGGGGTAAATCCCGGTGTAGAGTCGGCGCGAAGCCTCGTCTGGAAGCAGATACTGCCAGCTGCCTGAGCCTGACATCCTGAAGCTGACAGAGTCCAAAGACCAGCTCACGGTCTCAACATCCCCTCGTGAAATGCGGGTAAGGCATTTTTTAATACTTGTATCTGTTATAAACGGGTATAATACGGCTTCCTGTCAAGTGTCTTTTACCTTCATCTAAAAATTTAATAGGAAGTAATTAGCCATGCCCAAGAAAAAAATTGGAGAATCTCTGAAAGGCCCTTCTTTATATGAACAGATTTACGCAGCAGTTCGTCAGATTCCATCCGGCCGGGTGGCCACCTATGGCCAGATTGCCAAGATTGTCGGCCGGTGCGGCGCACGAACGGTGGGTTATGCCATGGCCTCCCTTCCCCATGGTCTGGATGTCCCCTGGCATCGCGTTATCAATGCACAAGGTAAAGTCAGCGGCCGGGCGCATGGCGGCGGGGATGTCACCCAGCGCCAACTGCTGGAACAGGAAGGTGTCCAGTTTGACGGACAGGGCCGCGTCAACCTCAAGACCTATCGCTGGTCAGGCCCGGATCAAGAAGAAGGGATGGATTGATATTAAAGTAATCGTTTGGAATATGTTCCGTTATTGATCCTTATGAAAACAGCTCCTTGAAAACGACTGCATTCCTGGGGGCGTGGGCATGATAGTCGTTGTTGAAAAAGGCGTAAAGCGTTCGTTCCGTTAAATAAGGCTTCATCCGGGCCGCCCATTCGGTCAGCTCCTGTCGTGGGTAGTCGTGCCGGAATCCCTGCTGGCTCGAACCGTGAAACCGCAT comes from Deltaproteobacteria bacterium and encodes:
- a CDS encoding methylated-DNA--[protein]-cysteine S-methyltransferase is translated as MPKKKIGESLKGPSLYEQIYAAVRQIPSGRVATYGQIAKIVGRCGARTVGYAMASLPHGLDVPWHRVINAQGKVSGRAHGGGDVTQRQLLEQEGVQFDGQGRVNLKTYRWSGPDQEEGMD